A part of Saccharomonospora amisosensis genomic DNA contains:
- a CDS encoding 2Fe-2S iron-sulfur cluster-binding protein yields the protein MAVVTFVSHDGEKHEAPLEEGCSLMQVAKNNAIPGIDGDCGGEAACGTCHVIVDPAWADKVGPSGPVEEEMLSMNPERQATSRLSCQTKASESWDGLTVQLPEFQM from the coding sequence ATGGCAGTCGTTACTTTCGTGTCGCACGACGGGGAGAAGCACGAGGCGCCCCTCGAGGAGGGCTGCTCGCTGATGCAAGTCGCGAAGAACAACGCCATTCCGGGCATCGATGGCGACTGCGGCGGAGAGGCCGCCTGCGGCACCTGCCACGTGATCGTGGATCCTGCCTGGGCCGACAAGGTCGGCCCGTCCGGTCCGGTGGAAGAGGAGATGCTGTCGATGAACCCCGAGCGACAGGCGACGTCTCGGCTGTCCTGCCAGACCAAGGCCTCCGAGTCATGGGATGGCCTGACCGTGCAACTGCCCGAATTCCAGATGTAG
- a CDS encoding AraC family transcriptional regulator: MQLLSSSAIDQNAVEEFRAIMAREGTGELTLIQTQAQAPLRWFREVYPELDAEQATRLGIACAEQAQLTSFGPMSVPLVSAGTVAEVVQLLTYLPVITKAVITQFDRQPEDLTIRLSGNAGEPDLDCLVVTYCGLALMRLIDLLVGDTSEVTMHSRWPEPSVLSREAWPGRRLVFDAPLSYLHIPARTLHTACRFPDPLAYEVAITDLQQALERRAGTQDFTRRVRELLEDRPGLKTIQSIADEFSISSSTLKRRLAAEGTSFRELLQKSLLDRAQIRLLDRSTSVSEVAAELGYSDVTNFSHAFKAWTGNSPSHFRRAHQHP, from the coding sequence GTGCAACTGCTGAGCAGTTCAGCGATCGATCAGAACGCCGTGGAGGAGTTCCGCGCCATAATGGCGCGCGAGGGAACCGGCGAGCTGACTCTGATCCAGACCCAAGCGCAAGCACCGCTGCGGTGGTTTCGCGAGGTCTATCCCGAACTCGACGCCGAGCAGGCGACACGGCTGGGGATCGCCTGCGCGGAACAGGCCCAGCTCACGTCCTTCGGGCCGATGAGCGTGCCGCTGGTCAGCGCAGGAACCGTCGCCGAGGTCGTGCAGCTGCTGACCTATCTTCCGGTTATCACCAAGGCCGTCATTACCCAGTTCGATCGCCAGCCGGAGGACCTGACGATTCGGCTGTCCGGGAACGCAGGAGAACCCGACCTGGACTGTCTAGTCGTCACCTACTGCGGGCTGGCCCTCATGCGGTTGATCGACCTGCTGGTCGGCGACACGTCGGAGGTGACCATGCATAGTCGCTGGCCGGAGCCGAGCGTCCTGTCTCGAGAGGCATGGCCAGGGCGTCGGCTCGTCTTCGACGCCCCCTTGTCCTACCTGCACATCCCTGCACGGACGCTGCACACGGCCTGCCGCTTCCCCGACCCACTCGCCTACGAAGTCGCCATAACTGACCTCCAGCAGGCGCTCGAACGTCGGGCTGGCACCCAGGACTTCACCCGCAGAGTGCGGGAGCTGTTGGAGGACAGGCCAGGGTTGAAGACAATCCAGTCAATCGCGGATGAGTTCTCGATCTCCTCGAGTACCCTGAAACGCCGCCTCGCCGCGGAGGGAACCAGCTTCCGCGAACTCCTCCAGAAGTCCCTGCTCGACCGCGCCCAGATACGGCTGCTCGACCGGTCCACGTCGGTCAGTGAGGTCGCCGCCGAACTCGGCTACAGCGACGTCACCAACTTCTCGCACGCTTTCAAAGCATGGACCGGCAACTCACCGAGCCACTTCCGACGCGCCCACCAGCACCCTTGA